From a region of the bacterium genome:
- a CDS encoding lysylphosphatidylglycerol synthase transmembrane domain-containing protein: MKTGRLWYLVATILLGATLLYLAVRGVKWREFAATIRHAKLGFLVVAFGIYHVSMAFRSLRWRVLLSAERRVSPLTVFWATMAGYLGNNFLPARAGEVIRSAALGHKTGLSKSWIFATALTERLLDVVALVLFSFVAVLSLGRSSQWLVKAWKVMGVVGVAGIILLLTVPRFERPFRRLLERLPGPTRLHERLLGILTQFLSGMRAFAHPSRGFAFAGMTVLIWLTDAAGTIILTRAFGLNLTLPIAVMVLAGLGLSSAIPSTPGYVGVYQFAAVAVLVPLGYPRTGVLAYIIAAQAVGYVVITVWGLLGLWRLQVSPAGLRRPLGTEGG; encoded by the coding sequence GTGAAAACGGGTCGCCTCTGGTATCTAGTCGCGACTATCCTTCTAGGCGCAACACTGCTCTACCTCGCCGTACGCGGCGTCAAATGGCGGGAGTTTGCCGCAACCATCAGGCACGCGAAACTCGGATTCCTCGTAGTCGCTTTCGGCATCTATCATGTCTCCATGGCCTTCAGGAGCCTGCGCTGGCGCGTGCTGCTCTCAGCCGAGAGGAGAGTCTCGCCGCTCACGGTATTCTGGGCCACGATGGCGGGCTATCTTGGCAACAACTTCCTTCCCGCTCGGGCCGGTGAGGTAATCCGTTCCGCCGCGCTGGGACACAAGACCGGCCTGAGTAAGAGCTGGATCTTTGCCACCGCACTGACCGAGCGCCTGCTGGATGTCGTCGCGCTGGTCCTGTTCAGCTTTGTCGCCGTGCTCTCACTGGGTCGGTCATCTCAATGGCTGGTCAAAGCATGGAAAGTCATGGGCGTCGTTGGCGTTGCAGGAATCATTCTCCTCCTCACCGTCCCGCGCTTCGAACGCCCTTTCCGAAGGCTGCTGGAGCGCCTGCCTGGCCCCACCCGCCTCCACGAACGGCTGCTCGGAATCCTCACGCAGTTCCTGTCGGGAATGCGGGCCTTCGCACACCCGTCTCGCGGATTCGCGTTTGCCGGTATGACGGTTCTCATCTGGCTGACCGACGCGGCCGGCACGATAATCCTCACGCGGGCCTTCGGGCTCAACCTGACGCTGCCGATAGCGGTGATGGTGCTTGCCGGTCTCGGACTCTCCAGCGCCATCCCTTCCACTCCGGGGTATGTTGGCGTCTATCAGTTTGCTGCGGTAGCCGTGCTTGTGCCGCTGGGCTATCCGCGTACCGGCGTGCTGGCCTACATCATCGCGGCACAGGCTGTTGGCTACGTAGTGATTACCGTCTGGGGTCTACTCGGCCTCTGGCGACTCCAGGTCTCCCCTGCCGGACTGCGCCGGCCGCTCGGAACGGAAGGAGGTTAG
- a CDS encoding IS630 family transposase: MSRIAPVIVLSAEEQAVLEDWARGRSMPMRLVQRARIVSMAAAGVQSQEIARRLGVSRPTVQLWRERFLALRLRGLEKDAPRPGRLPRIPARKVQSVVETTLLNKPANATHWSTRAMARAQGISEATVRRIWRRHRLRPHLVESFKLSKDKRFYEKLQDVVGLYLNPPDKALVLCVDEKSQIQALERTRPLLPLRPGLSARQTHDYKRNGTTTLFAALNMLDGKVIGDCMPRHRHQEFIRFLERVDTETPAELDLHLIVDNYGTHKHKRVRTWLGRHPRFHLHFTPTSSSWLNMIERWFRELTVKWLRRGSFGNVPVLVKAIADYIDTSNQNPHIFVWVATVESIMRKIAKCKEACDALH; the protein is encoded by the coding sequence ATGAGCAGAATAGCGCCGGTCATTGTGTTGTCAGCGGAAGAGCAAGCGGTCCTGGAGGATTGGGCGCGAGGCAGAAGCATGCCCATGCGGTTGGTGCAGCGTGCCCGGATAGTCAGTATGGCGGCGGCGGGGGTGCAGAGCCAGGAGATTGCGCGGCGACTGGGGGTGTCGCGGCCGACCGTGCAATTGTGGCGGGAGCGTTTCTTGGCGCTGCGGCTTCGTGGGTTGGAGAAGGATGCCCCGCGTCCTGGGCGGCTGCCTCGGATTCCGGCCCGGAAGGTACAGTCGGTGGTTGAGACGACGTTGCTTAACAAGCCGGCCAATGCCACGCATTGGAGTACGCGTGCGATGGCTCGGGCGCAGGGGATTAGCGAGGCGACGGTACGTCGGATCTGGAGGCGTCATCGGCTGAGGCCGCACCTGGTGGAGTCATTCAAACTTAGTAAGGACAAGCGGTTCTACGAGAAGTTGCAGGATGTCGTGGGGCTGTATCTGAATCCACCGGACAAGGCTTTAGTGCTGTGTGTTGATGAGAAGAGCCAGATTCAGGCGTTGGAACGGACGCGACCGTTGTTGCCGTTGCGGCCCGGGCTGTCGGCTCGTCAGACGCACGACTACAAGCGGAACGGAACGACCACGTTGTTTGCAGCGTTGAACATGCTGGACGGGAAGGTAATCGGCGACTGCATGCCGCGCCATCGGCACCAGGAGTTCATACGGTTTCTTGAGCGGGTCGATACCGAGACGCCGGCGGAATTGGACCTTCATCTGATAGTCGATAACTACGGCACACACAAGCACAAGCGGGTTAGAACCTGGCTAGGGCGGCACCCGCGTTTTCATCTGCATTTCACACCGACGTCATCGTCCTGGCTAAACATGATTGAGCGCTGGTTTCGGGAGCTAACGGTGAAGTGGCTGCGGCGAGGCAGTTTCGGCAACGTACCTGTGCTGGTGAAGGCTATCGCAGACTACATCGACACGAGCAACCAGAACCCGCACATATTCGTCTGGGTCGCCACCGTCGAGAGCATCATGCGTAAGATAGCCAAATGTAAAGAAGCGTGTGACGCACTACACTAG